The Monomorium pharaonis isolate MP-MQ-018 chromosome 5, ASM1337386v2, whole genome shotgun sequence genome segment CGATTCGATTAACGCAGTTTTTGTTCGTGCTTTTTCGTTGTTGAGCAAATTCTCTCGCGTATTATCCGCCAATCGGATGCCTAATTGTTGTGTGAATTCCGTAGATGTACATGAGCGCGTGTCTCACAATGattattattgtcattaaGAAAACTGGAAAAAAGTGCGGAACGATTTGACTCTGAAACTCTGTGTGTCGCGTGCACTCAATTGCCACGTGTTGCCAGAATATCTTCTCCAGATGTTAATTGAATGTCGAATTTATTTCGCGAAAACTGAATACGTTCTTCTCACAAGCCTTGGAAACGGGAAGTCGTTTGTCTTCCTCACAATGAAAGAACGGCGAATATCGTACACTTAATTGCGTCGCTGGATGTCGTGGGTGACGATTAATGGAATATACGTACGCTTAATTGCCGCTGTCACCGGGAGTGCATTTCACGACCCAATTATCAAACTTTCGCAATCTCGTCGCAAGCTCGCGGATCGGGTTTCAGCGCGGTAGTTTGTTCTGTCGAACACTTCATTGTCTTTTTTTCATGTTCTCTTCTCTCACAGCTAAGCCAGACGAAAGGGCACTCGGGAGAAagtgataatataaaaacgcaaatataaactgaaattgaatattgtcttatgatattttaagcaaaatattttattttttccttcttcGCGACTCCGGCGCTTAAACGCGGGGAACATGTACATGTGGACCCCGATAATCAGCATGCGTGTCGCGAAATGTCGCCCGGTTTCCGCATTCCGCGCGGAAATAAGACTTGCGCGGCACTTATAGTGCCGCGAGTTTCATTTGCAATTCTGGAGCGACATTTCGTCCCGTTTCACAGCCGGTCGCAGGCATTTTCGAAACAAGTCGAAGTCTTTTTCTTTGAATAATCGAGTCGGGCGTGtccggggagggggggggcgaTTAATGTCTATCTCGCTTTCTACGCTGAGCGTGTAGCCTAGCTCGCTCGTTCGCGACTCGCACTTTTCTCCcgcacttttttttgtgttccACCTGCGTTTTTGTCTCGCGGCCGCGTTCCTAACGGGCTCGAGTGCGTCTCGCGATCGCGAATGTTACACCGGCAACCGTGCTTCACCTTTTTCCCCGATTACCGTGATTAAAGATTCATGCGCTCGGACTTTCCCTTCCAGCTTCCCGGTGCAGGTTGCTCGATACGTTGCCATATGTGCCACATAGTATGTGCCGTAAGACAGATTCAGGTTTAGTGCCACGCGCATTAGATAATGATCTTTAATCGTCTGGTTGCGAAATCAAAAGCACTTAACGTTGAGAGTGAGATAAACGTTTGAATGTAATAGCGTTACATTTTGTTTCATTATGATGATTGAAGAGATctgtataataatgaaaaaaatataattctatcttCTATTAACAATAAGTtgaattgttgaaaaaataattataacgatTGTTAGTTCATGtgataaatgaataattttaatcgtcCTTTGCGTAATCAACTTTCTCCGTTATTAGCGATACCTAATTTATTTTCCACGTATGAACTATAATCGTATTTTATCATGAAAATCtgttatgaattttttgttataggTTTTATTGCTGACGGCACTTCCCATGTGCCTGGCTGAATTCACAATACAGGGGCCTAGCGACGGACACCGCCGGGCTCAGGGTCTTAAGTTCAGCGAAGAGAAAGGAATCGAATATACAGATGCGAGTGGTAAGTGCAGCTAAGCGCAGACAATGCGACCAGAAAGTACGATTATTTGTCCTttagaatatttcattttttgccagcattttgtacattaaaaaaaatcgataattattttaaagtaaacacacaatttttttatatttattttttgtgactTCTTAACTATTACAGTTGTATTTGTAACattgagagagaaataaagcaTCTACATAGACTTtaggttaaaataaatataacttcaTAGTTCTTTATGTGTTTGTTTCACGTGATCCTTTTACAATATCCGTTTTACATCCTTGAGTGCTCAATTTTTAGAGGGAGGGGGACCGGGAGACTTCACCATTCAAGGCGCGACTGACGGTAATACCAACTTCAGGATCCAGGGTGCTACGGACGGGCACTCGAATTTCCAGATTCAAGGACCCACGGATGGTGGATCGGCCACTTACAATGTACAAGGTCCGATCGATCGATACGGTCAACCCGTAGCAATCCAGGGAGCATATGATGCCAATCAGGCTTACGATAATAGCCAAATTAACGGGAAGGCGCTTCAGTACAACGATCCCAGCGGTACTGTTCGCCAAGCTTTGTTTCACGAACTTGATCATGCTGTATCCGAACATACCCGAATCGATTTGACGTGAATGTGCATCGAAAGGTTACAGGGTAAACTGGAGGTCGTACGACCGTCAAGCACGTCCGCAAGCTCAGCCACAGCCACAGTACGCACAGACGCAAGCCGCGGCTCCGGTTTCGCGAGCGGCCGCGCCCCGACAGCGAGCGCACCAAGCACGACCGCAGCCGCAACCGCAACCGCAACCGCAAGTTGCGGAAAGAGCGCCAAGTTACAAGCCTTACGCCAACGCGCCGCCGCAGATTCAGCAATTGCTCCAGTTCCAGCAGCAAATTCCGTACATCAACATAATTCCGGAACCGTACAGGTACGCAGCAATAAGGACGTTGAATATATATGAGATTACATCTTTATTTCACAGTATTTTATTGATGCAAGATATCATCTAATGTCGTTCTATAACCGAGATATGTAATTTCaatgattttaattgaatCGCAGATTCGACGAAGAGGCTGCGATACAAGCTCAATCGAAAGCGGTCCGGGAACATCTCCAGAAGTTGGCACAGGAGGCGGCAGCTGCACCCTTACCGGAGCCCGTGCTCGCATCTACACCGCGTCAAAAGTCACGCGGCCATCCCAGAAGCAAACGTCAGGCTCAGCAGCAACATCAGCAGCCGCAGTATCGCAGGATATCCCAGCCGCCGGCGGAGCCACAGCCTCACTATTCAACCAATTTGCCGAATCATTTGCTCGAACTGTTGAAATTCCAAGCACAAACGCCATACAACATCATCGCCAATCAGATCGTGTATCGTCCTGACAAGCCATACGTGCCGCAACCCGTAGATGCGCCGCAGCAACAActgcaacagcagcagcagcagcagcagcagctttTGCCACAGCAACCGATACAACAAGCGCAGTATCAAGGTCAGAGTGGCGCCTACCAGGGTCAACCTAACGCATATACGCAGGCTAACTTACAGCCTTTGTACAACCAGAATCAGCAGTATCAGCAACTCGGCTATAATCAGCAGCAACCTGGCGTGAGACCCGTCACCGAGAATCAGTACTGATCACTTTAAGAAGGCATATTCATTGTAATGTCTTTTTGTTTGATTGGTAGAACGAGTCTTTCTGACAGGAGAagattctattttataatgtgataaataCGCTCgagatttttgtaatatatttgattataaaaagaataaatttattttgagacAAAGGTAGCGTAAACATTGcctttattttaagaatttatttattaaatttataaaaaagtttacaacaaaaaaaaagtttaaaaactttttaaaatttgtttcgtccttttaaagcaaaagagaagaaatattctatttaatgcgctatttgttgaataatgaaaatctattgaatacacacacacacacacacacacacacacacacacacacacacacagaatgCAATAATTAacggtttttaaataaatcaaatttaatattaatttcgattatgatataaaatagatatagttattcttttttggtaagtttttaaacttggattttaatattaaagttaattttctttgattttatctaatacataaaaacatattttgagaataaattttctattacggtttaattctttttctattacgGTTTAATACTCTATGAAATCTGCAttctagaaaatatattcttatagaCCATATATAactgaaagttttgaaatattacaatgagataaaataagatatattcaaacgaatattaatacacatttaaagtaaaaatatacgtaataaatttatctatgttactattttttatacttacatttatagatgtttttaaataaaatatttacgattatatttttataaagtatgtTTATTTCCTTTCAATCTAATTTGGATATCAATACGTGCAGACCGAATttgaaagaatatatatatttgtaacagtgttataagatatataatacattttaaaattaattatgaatacaGAGAAAGtacttaaacatttatttgtaaatataaagaatataaaattattttactaaaataaatttttatttgaccgCGTGTGCAGAATGTACGTCGCACATGAGTGGCAACATACGAGAGGCAGCAAATTTTGATAGAGCAATAATTTACTTAGATTCATCTTAAAGAAGATGATACTTGTTCATTAGTACATGGGTGGCACTGATgctatgtataataaatatattaattaatcctttttaattttaagattaattatttcaattacacATCAGCAATTATGTATCAGCAAAACTGGTCCCTGTTACCAAGTTCATAAATTACGCTATTTTCGggtcgaaaaattaaaattacacaaaccTAGTTCAAATTTCggatcaattaattattttaatgtattgacCCTAAAACGGACTATAAAACAGAATATCGCAGAAGGTGACAACATATTtccaatcttttttatttaactccGAACTATCTAAActttaagtataataattataaatcgaTTATTGCTTAAATTCGAATTGTCTAAGTCTAAACTATTCAaagtaattgaattaaatcttTCAACTGAAAACTATATTCGAGTAGATCAAAAATACGTTCAAGTCTTTTATCTGAATCTTAATGTTTATgaataattagataaaaaaaaatttatttttaaatatatttttaaatttgtatatatttcacatAGATAGATTTCAAATATGCACAGTATACAAAGTGTCTATATTTTATTCGACGAGAGATGCCTTTCGGAGTGCACATAAGTAGGACAGAGTGAGGAGAGAGTAATGTCTTAGCTGATACCGTAAATATTGCGGGCCCACGGCTACGATCTCATTGTCAAATTAGGTATTGTACACTTTATATCGTATTCCATTTAACTGTGGCAAATTGTGTTCGATGACAACCTATCAATTTATgtcttttaaaaagaaattattcgataaaattttaggttttcaaaatactttaaaaatatttgaatagcgatattattaaataatatcttaaacaTGTTTATTAGATGTTATGGCATAAcgtttaatataacatttaaaaaacattttaataaatattttaaaaatatgtttaaaatatttgtaaagtaatattattaaatattatttttaaaatatttataagacattaaataatgtttaaaagatttatatatgattagtatttaaaaaatattaatcgaaTTTTTCTTGCTAGGTCGTAGCTGTGCAAAACGATGCATTCGATTTATGACTTGCAGCGAATACGGAAGCGACGCGTGTGTATTCATTTCCTATATCAGTGCCGGCCATTACGTGACTGGATGTAGTGTATACGTGTACCTTTCTACGGAATACAGATATCTATCACTGTACACCTTCGTTCATTCGTCGAGCACGTGGAATGTTACCATTTCCATCTTGAACGTCGAGTTCGCGAGTAACCGACATGTACTCCCGACTACAAGTCTTTTATGTTAGTATATATAACAGTGAGATTGATAGTCTTCTAAAATAATGCTTTGTGTTTATAATGTAGTAgccagaaaaatattataatttacaatctcTTTGAAAACTAAAATACAGCGAttgttaaaagatattattataactagttgttaatgtagaaataaaaaaaaaataacaaattgaatATGGCTGAAGAAAGCTATAGATATCGAACTCTGGACAAAtattcagaaaattttttgagagTTAATAGcagttaataaatataattagtagTGTTTTGCTTGTAAggataaataaagaaagaaagttatGAGTGAGATTGATATGCAGAGAGCTATAACTATATACCGAGAAACGAACAACTTTCACGTAGTTCGAAAATAATCGATGACATAATGCACAATGTAGTTCGCTATAGTCAATGACTCGATAGCCAAGCAAAATTCCGGTTGTAAAATTCGAGGTTCAGCACGGTTGCGAGGAAAACACAGGAAAAGAGACACGGTCGAACCACTTTCACGTAACGGTATCAGTGTAATCTACGATGTAATGTGGAATTACATAAATCTTGTATGAGAGGGATATTAAATTTCACGCGGGAGAGAAAAGAACTTACTATCGCTGCTATCTTGTTAATTATGAAAAGGTAATTTGCTTCACGTTTCATGTCACGTGCTACATATTACacgtatttgtttattttctaGAAAAGGAACTATTAAACTACTgcgttttcttttctgttGTTGTCAATCAACGGCGAATAACGTgagatttacaaaatttacactGTCAGTCATTAAAAATGCAGTGCTTAAAAAAAGCACgtgtttatttttctacatacacaacgtaatattaatataatagaaaatatgatttggtaaattattaaatattaaaagcaacattttaattttgaataattcatattaaataaatttttgaataatttatattaaatataataaataaaaattgaaaacaatttaataaatattatgtaatttatacacAGTACACAATGTAATTGGTATATGCATAATGAAATTTGTTGGACAATGTAGATATTACTTTTTCgaaaacacaaaattaatttattaataacaataataaaaaacctttttctaattaataatatttcatttcttttataactatttgctaatttatattaattccaaataaatgatttgttaataattttattaagtaaaaactCTGTGAAGCAAAATTAGTCCTCTGTATTTCATCGTATACGAAGGAGGTATCACATGTATCGTTTTGACTTTTCTGGTACCGCTGCCGTCGGTCACTTCCTGGCGTAACTGGCGGTGGTGGTCAGCTACCTAGGCACGGGGCACGCGTTCGCTCGCTGCGTTGGATTACATGACGGCAGGCGGGGAGATTTGCACGCGAAAAAAATCGGTTGAAACCCGTCCAACCATGAAAGCTGGTGGTGGCCGACGGTACGCGGTTCGGCCCGCGACGACCGGGCCCCATATAGAAGTGCGTCGCGACGCGGCCGCCAGTTTTGTCCCGCTGCCCTATAGGATATCGTCGTTCAGCAGCCATGAGATTTCTCGTAAGTCTATATACGCGAACGCGAAAACTCCGAAaaatctcgcgcgcgcgcgcgcgtgcgattCCACGGGGAGAAAGTGCCGATCAGAGTGCCTGCTCCGCGGAGCGGCCGAGCAAAGTGCTCGCTTTTGCTTTCCAATCTCGCGTCGATCGTAAAATCGTTGCAGTTTTATTCCCGCGTAATCgtaaagaggaaaagaaaaataaaaaggagaGAAGCAAAACTTTATCGTTCGTCGATCGTcaagtgataaaaaaaacgtgTCAAGTATCGCCATTTCCGAGAACAAAAATAGTCGACCGTATTAAACGTTCGCATTCAATggtctttctttattttattttttttttgcgcaaaGGTATTACGTTTATTTCGGAGTACATAACTgtcttttgaaatttatgaatcTTCTGAAGTTTTTTGTCAAGAACCCCAATATGTTATAAGAATTCCATTTTATCTAAAGAAACTTCGAGGTGTTATCTTATCGTCAATTTGAATTACAAAGACCGTTAACGTAacttcataaataatattattacaaaatcgacattgtttttattttataattcaaggttcattatataatatatcgagATACTTTGCACGCAATCGTCACGCTTGGAAAATGTCACATTGCATTTCTTCCGACATGAATCAAGCTTCATTAAGCAAGTATGCGGTgatctatttaaatttacatatctgAATACGATTGATACATTTCTCGCGATGCAAATTACGGTGCCAatgtatgaataattaatttcagctAAGAAATCCTATTCGTGTCTtgcaaataaaactttttaagaatttcCATTTTACGttgaaatgtagaaaaaatcgGGTACGTTCTTCCGACTTCCATtacaacagaaaaatatttacacgGATAGAACTTTTGTTGaagcatttaaatatttataactatagATATAggtctgcaaataattttagacTTTCAAGCTGGTTATTAGAATGTccaaaattttagaaacattttcaaaTCTGTATTTTCTCAAAATGTCTTGCTTTCTTTTTCGCGTGCAAAAAACGCGTTAGTGTCGTTTGACATATTGTCGCTTTCTTTCCAGTTCCTGATTTTCGTTGTGACGCCCGTGCTGGCAACGGGATTCCACGGTGAGTAACAAGTTCAACGGATATCTTGCGTCTCCTTCATTCCCTACATGGAATAACAATGAATTTAAAGTTTACGCCGATAATTGAAAACTTGCATTTGTTTCTAGTCCGGGAGCGTAGACAAGCGCAGCAGTTAGCGCCCAATTATCGAGCCTACAATCAGGCACCGGCGGCGATCAAGCAGATACTGGCCGCGCAGCAGTATCGCGATCCGATCGTCCATCTTCCGCCGCAACCGGTGCCGAATCTGGCGCCCGCGTCGCCCATCGAGCCCCAAGTGCTGCAGCAGAACCAGATTTCCCAATATCGACCGAACATACAAGTAGGCCAGGCGCCTCAGCAGCCGACCTACAAGCAGATTCCTGTGAGACCAGCCCAGTACAGTCCGCCACCCGCCGCTCAGCAACAATACAACCCGCAATACCGCTCCAATTATGCGCCGCAGCAGCAGCCGCAGCCGCGACCACTGTCGCTTCCGCAGCAGCAGCAGGCCGTCCAGCCCAATTATCAGTATTCCAGAAATCTGCCGCCGGAGCTCCAACAGCTCGTGCAGATCCAGCAGAACCTGCCTAATGCGATCCCGCAAGGACAACGTCAAGGATAATCTGCCTAATTAGGACGTCGGGACGGGCGACGATATCCGTAAGACATCGGGCGGTTCCCTTTTCACCGCAGCATCGATCCTTCCTTTTCCAGCGTCATCGATCATCCCTAACGTGTCATTTCATTCATTCATCAGATTTTACAATGGATGCACTCTATACGTAATCTCTACGTAAAGATACTTTTCATTCTTTCCCTaagtgaatattttattacagtcTGTATGttgattttttgttacaaatttagTCTCtgtttcagtttttattttaacaataaaaaaaaaaatattaatttttgctaaaaGTTATAGCCCTATAAAAATTCTCGCTACATTTTACAttcaatttaacatttaatttcacTTTCACTTCACGCATCATTTCGTTCGTTTCACAATCGCATCGAGAGTTTCATAGCGacataaattatgataatgtGTATCATTATGAGGATTGTAGGaagaaaatttgtataaataaatttcattcgAATTCCTCTCGACCTAGAAACCATGCAAATCGTTTTATTATCTCGAATCGTCGCTTTCGGACGATTGTAATCTTACACCGTCGCCGTTTATGTCAACTTTGAGACATATGTTTGTCGTTTAATTATGCACCCCTTTATCGTCCCTTGCGGATCTACCGGCCACTTACGACCGTCGAGACAGCCATCTTGCGTCTCTTCAAACCAAATTTGTTCCAATGAATGAATATTAGCCGAAAACGTATTTCCGTCGATAGAGAAATGCAGTTAGCGGAGAAAACGCTCGTACGATTCATAACTCGGTCGAGATATCCGAGGGTATCATCGCACCGATGGTTCCGCACCGAGGGGCGTATCTGCGCGTCACCACTCCGGGATCAGGCCGGAGAGATCACCCCCTTGCGCGCGTTtcatcccccctcccccctccgtGACGGGCCCGCACGGACGAATGCAGTTTTCACTTCGTGTACCCCAGATACGTGAGGCGCACGCACCGCAGTCACACCATCCCCCGTCCTGCACTCTCCTCCCTGCCCCCTCGCTGCCGATTCTTACCTCCGTGCATCCCGTGAATGCGTGGCCCCTCGCCGACAAACAGGGAAGAGGATTAGCGAGTCCATTAAAGTCGCGGACTCTATTATCCGGAGGGCACGGCCACGGTGACATCAACCGCTCGTCATTGGCGTAGACCGTTTGGGGACCCCCTTGCGAATGCGATCTTCAGTGATTATTTGCtcgcaaagaaaatttattctcgtaaaaagagaatatttttggtatcttttttgt includes the following:
- the LOC105838016 gene encoding glutenin, low molecular weight subunit; this encodes MRFLFLIFVVTPVLATGFHVRERRQAQQLAPNYRAYNQAPAAIKQILAAQQYRDPIVHLPPQPVPNLAPASPIEPQVLQQNQISQYRPNIQVGQAPQQPTYKQIPVRPAQYSPPPAAQQQYNPQYRSNYAPQQQPQPRPLSLPQQQQAVQPNYQYSRNLPPELQQLVQIQQNLPNAIPQGQRQG
- the LOC105838014 gene encoding alpha/beta-gliadin clone PW8142 codes for the protein MKLHVLLLTALPMCLAEFTIQGPSDGHRRAQGLKFSEEKGIEYTDASEGGGPGDFTIQGATDGNTNFRIQGATDGHSNFQIQGPTDGGSATYNVQGPIDRYGQPVAIQGAYDANQAYDNSQINGKALQYNDPSGYRVNWRSYDRQARPQAQPQPQYAQTQAAAPVSRAAAPRQRAHQARPQPQPQPQPQVAERAPSYKPYANAPPQIQQLLQFQQQIPYINIIPEPYRFDEEAAIQAQSKAVREHLQKLAQEAAAAPLPEPVLASTPRQKSRGHPRSKRQAQQQHQQPQYRRISQPPAEPQPHYSTNLPNHLLELLKFQAQTPYNIIANQIVYRPDKPYVPQPVDAPQQQLQQQQQQQQQLLPQQPIQQAQYQGQSGAYQGQPNAYTQANLQPLYNQNQQYQQLGYNQQQPGVRPVTENQY